In Persicimonas caeni, a single window of DNA contains:
- a CDS encoding P-II family nitrogen regulator: MKKIEAIVKPFKLDDVKDRLDEVGVHGMTVSEVKGFGRGGGKAPVYPGAEYVVDFVPKIKIEIVVPDDLVHPAIEAIMEAARTGHVGDGKIFVSSIDEAFRIRTGETGPEALS; the protein is encoded by the coding sequence ATGAAGAAGATCGAAGCCATCGTCAAACCCTTCAAGCTCGACGACGTCAAGGACCGCCTCGACGAAGTCGGCGTCCATGGCATGACCGTCAGCGAGGTCAAAGGCTTTGGGCGTGGCGGCGGTAAGGCCCCTGTCTACCCGGGTGCCGAGTACGTCGTCGATTTCGTCCCCAAGATCAAAATCGAAATTGTCGTACCCGATGATCTGGTGCATCCAGCCATCGAGGCGATCATGGAAGCCGCACGTACCGGCCATGTCGGTGACGGAAAGATCTTCGTCTCGTCGATCGACGAGGCGTTTCGCATCCGCACCGGTGAGACCGGCCCCGAAGCGCTGTCGTGA
- a CDS encoding RDD family protein, protein MKAAPESRATESKTSEHVTAGLARRGLALVLDATPAAFVVALSFAFGWLDARILQPPHGWFWSEWLFKFWLDERAALILPVALFLGLAIAWTTAWEALRGRSPGGQVAGVLVVDRDAFTVSATRAILRGVGAGLNVASLGLGYLWIFVSSYRRGWHDYLAGTLVIRDDE, encoded by the coding sequence GTGAAGGCAGCGCCAGAAAGCCGAGCCACCGAGTCGAAGACCTCCGAGCACGTGACCGCCGGGCTCGCTCGCCGCGGACTCGCGCTCGTGCTCGACGCCACCCCGGCGGCTTTCGTGGTGGCGCTCAGCTTCGCATTTGGCTGGCTCGACGCTCGAATCTTGCAGCCTCCGCACGGTTGGTTTTGGAGCGAGTGGCTCTTCAAATTCTGGCTCGATGAGCGCGCCGCGCTGATCTTGCCGGTGGCGCTCTTTTTGGGGCTGGCCATCGCGTGGACCACCGCCTGGGAGGCGCTTCGCGGCCGAAGCCCCGGAGGCCAAGTGGCCGGGGTGCTGGTCGTCGACCGAGACGCGTTTACAGTATCTGCGACTCGCGCAATCCTCCGAGGTGTCGGTGCCGGGCTCAATGTTGCCAGTTTGGGCCTCGGTTACCTGTGGATCTTCGTGAGCAGCTACCGCAGGGGTTGGCACGACTATCTGGCCGGCACCTTGGTGATTCGCGACGATGAGTAA
- a CDS encoding 16S rRNA (uracil(1498)-N(3))-methyltransferase: protein MRRAPLETEEMPPEGRVGQRFRLPERVAHYLRDVLRMQVGDRVELFDGSGRVVVAEVAAVANDQVAVDVQLDRYTERGESPCAVTLVQAIPKGKRWEMVLEKATELGVARVIPLETTRTVVHISDAKVDRKLDRWERVVNAAARQCERTITPEITEPMSLDEALETLADVPSFVAHTRGDSPSLEALLDEANLLDERPEAAAIWIGPEGGFDDDEVAALKEAGVDSFHMGPRILRAETAGLVAVTLMQAYLGDLS, encoded by the coding sequence ATGAGACGCGCCCCGCTCGAAACCGAAGAGATGCCCCCCGAAGGCCGTGTCGGCCAGCGCTTCCGACTCCCCGAGCGCGTCGCCCACTACCTGCGCGACGTCCTTCGCATGCAGGTCGGGGACCGCGTCGAGCTTTTCGACGGCTCGGGGCGCGTCGTCGTGGCCGAAGTCGCCGCCGTCGCCAATGACCAGGTGGCCGTTGACGTCCAACTAGACCGCTACACCGAACGCGGCGAGAGCCCGTGCGCGGTCACGCTCGTGCAGGCCATCCCCAAAGGCAAGCGCTGGGAGATGGTCCTCGAGAAGGCCACCGAGCTCGGCGTGGCCCGCGTCATTCCGCTCGAGACCACGCGCACGGTGGTGCATATCAGCGACGCCAAAGTCGACCGAAAGCTCGACCGCTGGGAGCGCGTGGTCAACGCCGCGGCCCGGCAGTGTGAGCGGACGATCACCCCCGAGATCACCGAGCCGATGAGCCTCGACGAGGCGCTCGAAACCCTGGCGGACGTCCCCTCGTTTGTCGCCCATACCCGCGGCGACTCGCCGTCGCTCGAGGCGCTGCTCGACGAGGCGAACCTGCTCGACGAGCGCCCGGAGGCGGCCGCTATTTGGATCGGCCCGGAGGGGGGCTTCGACGACGACGAAGTCGCCGCGCTCAAAGAGGCCGGTGTGGACAGCTTTCATATGGGCCCGCGCATTCTGCGCGCCGAGACCGCCGGCCTGGTCGCGGTCACGTTGATGCAGGCTTATTTGGGAGACCTGTCGTGA
- a CDS encoding 50S ribosomal protein L11 methyltransferase has translation MTQEAENWYRVELLIEESGTTNAASLLWEFDAAGVEIQDRETYADDETIAPVPEGTNRLVAFFQFETPGAAAQFERDLTSALGDADIVTLSLQCAPYTDKSWETAWKDYFKPALISPRAIVGPPWEDFEAPDGGTKIVIEPGMAFGTGTHETTQLCAEKLDRLLAENDASPSVLDVGCGSAILSMIAKRLGAEPVVGIDVDATALEVAEANLAVNDLAGEIELSTTPVDEVEGTYDIVIANILAHILLHIREGLLPRVAPGGILLLSGITEAQEQELRDAFVGDGFVEVSCEQKGEWVCFELRREV, from the coding sequence ATGACCCAAGAAGCCGAAAACTGGTACCGCGTCGAGTTGCTCATCGAAGAGAGCGGCACGACCAACGCAGCCTCGCTGCTCTGGGAGTTCGACGCAGCAGGCGTCGAGATCCAGGACCGCGAGACTTACGCCGACGACGAGACGATTGCGCCGGTGCCTGAAGGCACCAATCGACTGGTCGCATTTTTCCAATTCGAGACCCCGGGAGCTGCCGCTCAATTCGAGCGCGACCTGACCTCCGCGTTGGGTGACGCCGACATCGTGACGCTGTCACTGCAATGCGCCCCCTACACGGATAAGAGTTGGGAGACGGCATGGAAGGACTATTTCAAGCCGGCGCTCATCTCGCCGCGTGCCATCGTCGGCCCGCCGTGGGAGGACTTCGAGGCGCCCGACGGCGGCACGAAGATCGTCATCGAGCCGGGGATGGCCTTCGGCACCGGCACGCACGAAACCACGCAGTTGTGCGCCGAGAAGCTCGACCGCCTCTTGGCCGAGAACGACGCCTCGCCGAGCGTGCTCGACGTCGGCTGCGGCTCGGCCATTTTGTCGATGATCGCCAAGCGTCTCGGCGCCGAGCCTGTGGTGGGCATCGACGTCGACGCGACCGCACTCGAGGTCGCCGAAGCGAACCTCGCGGTCAACGACCTCGCCGGCGAAATCGAGCTATCGACGACGCCGGTCGACGAAGTCGAGGGCACCTACGACATCGTCATCGCCAATATCTTGGCGCACATCTTGTTGCACATTCGCGAGGGGCTTCTTCCGCGCGTGGCACCCGGGGGTATTCTGCTCTTGAGCGGCATCACCGAAGCCCAGGAGCAAGAGCTGCGCGACGCCTTCGTCGGCGACGGCTTCGTTGAGGTGAGCTGCGAGCAAAAGGGCGAGTGGGTCTGCTTCGAGCTTCGACGGGAGGTGTGA
- a CDS encoding enoyl-CoA hydratase/isomerase family protein — MSEEILTEIEDGIATITINRPNRRNALSGAVVSGLTERFRALSDNDDVTVIVLTGAGDKAFCAGGDLMDQQMGGGALAMHEDRGGFAEMLLAMNECTKPLIARVNGHALGGGFGLALNCDIAVGSTNASFGTPEIKVGLFPMMIMAVIQRNIGRKKAMEMMLTGKRLSAQEAEEYGIINYAVEPDELDVKVGELAERIAGFSPAILKLGRRAFYKTQDMGFEQALRMLHNELTINTLTEDAAEGIMAFIGKRDPEWKGQ, encoded by the coding sequence ATGAGCGAAGAGATCCTGACTGAAATCGAAGATGGCATCGCTACTATCACGATTAACCGGCCGAACAGGCGAAACGCGCTCTCTGGCGCAGTGGTGAGCGGGCTCACCGAGCGTTTTCGGGCGCTGTCGGACAACGACGACGTCACCGTCATCGTGCTCACCGGGGCAGGGGACAAAGCCTTTTGCGCCGGCGGTGATTTGATGGACCAGCAGATGGGCGGCGGCGCGTTGGCGATGCACGAGGACCGCGGCGGGTTTGCCGAGATGCTACTGGCCATGAACGAGTGCACCAAGCCACTCATCGCACGGGTCAACGGTCACGCGCTCGGCGGTGGCTTCGGCTTGGCGCTCAATTGCGACATCGCCGTCGGTTCGACCAACGCCAGTTTCGGTACGCCCGAGATCAAGGTGGGTCTCTTCCCGATGATGATCATGGCGGTGATTCAGCGCAATATCGGTCGAAAAAAGGCGATGGAGATGATGCTTACGGGCAAGCGTTTGAGCGCGCAGGAAGCCGAAGAGTACGGCATCATCAACTATGCGGTCGAGCCGGACGAACTCGACGTGAAGGTCGGCGAGTTGGCCGAGCGTATCGCGGGATTCTCGCCGGCAATCCTCAAGCTCGGTCGTCGCGCCTTCTACAAAACCCAGGATATGGGCTTCGAGCAGGCGCTGCGGATGCTGCACAACGAGTTGACGATCAACACGCTCACCGAAGACGCCGCCGAGGGCATCATGGCGTTCATCGGCAAGCGCGACCCGGAATGGAAAGGGCAGTGA
- the dapB gene encoding 4-hydroxy-tetrahydrodipicolinate reductase: protein MDREIFVTIIGAEGRMGAELLANVSLMEGISVTDAVVRPGSESVGSVIGPEGVRVTDDMDTAVENADVVIDFSAPEACLAAAECAARFETPFVSGTTGLSEAQIAELKGRSSDAAVLWAANFSVGVNVLEQLVELGVKAAGEGFDIEICEAHHRRKVDAPSGTALFLGRAAARARDVDLDDVAVHGREGHTGARSDEEIGFQVIRGGSIVGEHTVYLAAEGERIELTHRATDRGIFARGALRAAQWMAGRHPGWYSMKDVLFGDSERANERNS, encoded by the coding sequence ATGGATCGCGAAATCTTCGTCACAATCATCGGCGCCGAGGGCCGCATGGGCGCCGAATTGCTCGCCAACGTCTCGCTCATGGAAGGCATTTCGGTGACCGACGCGGTAGTGCGCCCAGGCAGTGAGTCCGTGGGTAGCGTAATTGGGCCCGAGGGCGTCAGAGTCACCGACGACATGGACACGGCGGTCGAGAACGCCGATGTCGTCATCGACTTTTCGGCCCCCGAAGCGTGCCTCGCAGCTGCAGAGTGCGCCGCTCGCTTCGAAACGCCCTTTGTATCGGGGACGACGGGTCTGTCGGAGGCGCAAATCGCCGAACTCAAGGGGCGCTCGAGCGATGCGGCCGTATTGTGGGCGGCCAACTTCTCGGTGGGCGTCAACGTGCTCGAACAGCTCGTCGAGTTGGGCGTGAAGGCGGCCGGCGAAGGCTTCGACATCGAGATCTGCGAGGCGCATCACCGCCGAAAGGTCGACGCCCCGAGCGGAACTGCGCTCTTCTTGGGAAGAGCAGCAGCCCGTGCCCGCGACGTCGACCTCGACGATGTCGCCGTTCACGGCCGCGAGGGCCACACCGGAGCGCGATCTGATGAAGAGATTGGCTTTCAGGTCATTCGCGGCGGCAGCATCGTCGGCGAGCACACCGTCTACCTCGCCGCCGAAGGCGAGCGCATCGAGCTCACCCACCGTGCGACCGATCGCGGCATCTTCGCCCGCGGCGCCCTTCGCGCTGCCCAGTGGATGGCTGGACGCCACCCCGGCTGGTACAGCATGAAGGACGTCCTTTTTGGGGACAGCGAAAGAGCTAACGAACGAAACAGCTAA
- the dapA gene encoding 4-hydroxy-tetrahydrodipicolinate synthase produces the protein MNLRGAYTALITPFRNGEVDVDALRDLVERQIDGGIDGLVPCGTTGEAATMTAEEQLLVIRTVVDAAEGRVPIIAGTGSNDTRKTVEFTREVAQIDGVDAALVVVPYYNKPDQEGLFRHFTQVADEGGLPVVLYNVPGRTVRSFTPATVGRLADHDNIIAIKEATGDMAFDTEVLEAVEGKINVMSGDDFTTFPLVACGGTGCVSVVSNLDPTSMSRMCEATLEGDFETARRLHMKIQPLARALFSAPNPVPTKTIASKLGWCTPEVRAPLYDVSDEVRATLEKVASDYGFEG, from the coding sequence ATGAATCTTCGTGGAGCCTACACCGCCCTTATCACCCCTTTTCGCAACGGCGAGGTCGACGTCGACGCCCTGCGTGATCTGGTCGAGCGCCAGATCGACGGTGGAATCGACGGCTTGGTCCCCTGCGGAACCACCGGCGAAGCGGCCACGATGACCGCCGAGGAGCAACTCCTCGTCATTCGCACCGTCGTCGACGCCGCTGAGGGCCGCGTGCCTATCATCGCTGGCACCGGCAGCAACGACACACGCAAAACGGTCGAGTTCACCCGTGAGGTCGCCCAGATCGACGGCGTCGACGCCGCGCTGGTCGTCGTCCCATACTACAACAAGCCCGACCAAGAGGGACTGTTTCGCCACTTCACCCAGGTCGCCGATGAGGGCGGGCTGCCCGTGGTCCTCTACAACGTGCCCGGCCGCACCGTCCGCTCGTTCACGCCCGCGACCGTCGGCCGACTCGCCGATCACGACAACATCATCGCCATCAAAGAGGCGACCGGCGACATGGCCTTCGACACCGAGGTCCTCGAGGCCGTCGAGGGCAAGATCAACGTCATGTCGGGCGACGACTTCACCACCTTCCCGCTCGTCGCATGTGGAGGCACCGGTTGCGTCTCCGTCGTGTCGAACCTCGACCCGACGTCGATGAGTCGAATGTGTGAAGCGACCCTCGAGGGCGATTTCGAAACCGCGCGCCGGCTGCACATGAAGATTCAGCCGCTGGCCCGCGCCCTCTTCTCGGCGCCCAACCCGGTTCCCACCAAGACGATCGCGTCTAAGCTCGGTTGGTGTACTCCCGAAGTCCGCGCTCCGCTCTATGACGTCTCGGACGAGGTGCGCGCCACACTCGAGAAGGTTGCAAGCGACTACGGATTCGAAGGATGA